The candidate division Zixibacteria bacterium HGW-Zixibacteria-1 DNA segment ACATGTGGCAAAAAACTTCGGCCTCTGAACTCGGCACTATGATAATATATACATCAAAGTGGTCGTGGAAAGTGTAATTTGTTTGGTTAAAGTAAGGGTAGATCGAAACTCTTGTAGTCTCGGCTCTTCTTATTTGGGTTCTGCGCGGCGCGGCGGGTTGGAAGTGTCCCCCATTTCATTCAGGATAAACCCTTCCTGTTATTCCCTTCTTCATAGTCTGTGATTGGATTTACATCAGTGAGATTTGGACCTACCTGAGTCTATTCGAGTGCGGGGAAATAAAAAAATAGTCAGGAGCGCCCTTCGTCCCACAGGGTCAACGACGCTCCTGACCTACTTTTGATATAATTTGGAAAGCGGTTATGCGGATAGTCTTGGGTGTATTGTACTCGAGCTTTCATTCAGGATGAACTGCTTTTTCTCGGCCTGTTTGCGTTCATCAAAATCGAGGATTGCTTTTCGGACCCGAATGGCTTTCGGCGTCACTTCAACCAGTTCATCATCCCTGATCCACCCCATGGCCTGCTCCAGTGTCATCTTGCGCGGGACATCAAGCTTGACACCGATATCTTTGGTCGATGACCGGTGATTGGTCAGGTTCTTTCGTTTGGTGGGGTTGCAGGTCATGTCCATATTTCTTGAGTTCTCGCCGATAATCTGGCCGATATATATTTTTTCCGTCGGTTCAATAAAAATGGCCGACCGTTCCTGCAGTCCTTCCAGGGCATAGGCGGTGGCAATACCGGTATCGGAACTGATAACAGAACCCTTGCTTCCCTGCGGAATATCACCGCGCCAAGGCTCATAGCCGATAAAGCGGGACGTCATAATTCCAAGACCGCGTGTGTCCGTCAAAAAGTCCGGCCGGTATCCGATCAGGCCGCGAGTCGGGATTTTGAAGGCGATACGAATTGTTTTCGTGCCCGCATTTTCCACCGTTATCAGCTCGCCTTTGCGTTTGGCGAGTTTTTCGATGATGATCCCCTGGTGTTCTTCCGGGACATCAATAATAAGCTGCTCTATCGGTTCCAAAAGATTGCCGTTTTCGTCATGATGAGTGATGACTTCCGGGCGGGAAATGCAGAATTCAAGTCCTTCCCGCCGCATTTCTTCGATCAGGATCGCCAGGTGAAGTTCGCCGCGTCCCGAAACTTTTACACCATCCGGGCGGCCGAGATCTTCCATCCGAAGCGCCACATTCACGCGAAGTTCTCGTTCGAGCCGTTCTTTCAACTGACGGAGCATGATCGCGGTGCCGTCCTGACCCGAGAAGGGGCCGTTGTTGACGAGGAAAAACATCGAAAGCGTGGGTTGCTCGATCTCAAGCGGTTTCAGCGCTTCTTTGGTATCTTCATTCCCGGAAAAGGTGTCGCCGATGCCGATCTCCGGGGGGCCCGCCAGCCAGACAATATCACCGGCGGAAATTTCATCGGTTTCAACGCGTGTCAGACCGCGGGTAATCCACATATGGAGCCCCTTCGCCTTTGAAGAAGAAACAAACTGCCAGCCTTTGTCCTGAGATAGGGGGTCTTTCAGCTTTGTAACCATGCGGGTGAACTCTTCACCCTTTTTCAAAGTGCCGCGGAGGACGCGTCCACAACCGATTTGACCGATATAATCACTCCAGTCAAGAGAACTGACCTGCATCAGGAAATCACCCTCCTGATTGACCTGAGGAGGCGGCACTTCGTCGATGATGGTCTGAAAAAGGGGATCCATTCCCGCAGGCTCATCTTTGTCCAGATCATTAACAAACCATCCGTCAAGACCGGAACCATAAAGGACCGGAAAATGAGCCTGTTCATCGGTGGCGCCCAACTCTATAAAGAGGTCGAAAGTTTTATTCAGGGCATAATCGGGGCGGGCGTTCGGACGATCGACTTTATTGATAATGACAATCGGGCGAAGTCCGAGTTTGAGGGCGCGCATAAGAACATAACGTGTCTGAGGCATCGGCCCTTCGTTGGCATCGACCAGCAGCAGAACCGAGTCAACCATCGAGATAACCCGTTCCACTTCACCGGAAAAATCGGCGTGACCGGGAGTATCTATAATATTTATCAGGTAATCGTTCCATGATACGGTGCAGTGTTTTGCGCGAATTGTGATACCGCGTTCGCGTTCGATTATATTGTTGTCCATGAGCCGTTCGGCGACTTCTTGGTTATCACGGAAAGTCCGGGTGGCTTTGAATACGGAATCTATGAGGGTCGTTTTGCCGTGATCAATATGGGCAACAATCGCAAGATTTCGAATATGAGAAATATCAGTCATTAATCAAAACACCTTTCGCGTGCAGACAAATCTGCTCAACAACATATTTCAAAAACATCTACGGATTAAACTTTAGGGGAGTAATCGCGCAGAAAAAACCCGAACAGATAATTTACTGTCCGGGTATCTATAACAGCCCGAGAAGTATAAAGTTTAATTTTATTTTGTCAATGAATATTTTTTAGGTTTGGCGAAAGTATGGGTTTTTAGGGTATTTGGGCCGAATGCCGACCGCCACCGGCCAAAAACCCCTTCGATTACATGCCCGAAGGGGGTGAAACCAGAAAAAGCGGGGGCAATTAGACGAGTTTTGCGACTTTTTATAATATGATAAGGCCAATGACTATATAGAGTTATCATTGGCCTCAACATAAGCCTTTTTCATCAGAATTTACGGGCAGTTTGGCTCTGGACCACCTTTGTATAAATAGCCTATAAGATAGGTTACATCCAGAATGTTAACCGTTCCGCTGGAGTTGACATCTGCTGCTTCAATTGGGTCAGGCGAGGGGCCACCCTTATAAAGATAGGAAATCAGATATGTAACATCGAGGATGTTGACTGTCTTTGAGCCGTTGACATCGCCACAGATATAATCAAAATAGCCAACCACAAATGGCGACAGTGATTCTGATGTTCCGCAGATAGTATTTGATGCGGTATCGGCGGAGGCAGTAATATCTGCCCAATCCGTGCCATCATAATGAATCAGTCGCAGCATGTTTTCCTGACTTGGAGACATTCCAGCATCATCATAATCAACGCATACTTCAATCAGGCCGGAATACCCTGCCGTTGTCGTGATGTTGTAGTAGATGGGAAGGTCTGCGGGAATAATCTGCAAACCTGATACGCCGGGTCCAGTGTAAGACATAGTCATCTCCGTCGTGCCGGCAGTTAAGACATCGCCAAATGTCAAGTCGACAGACAATCCGAGAGGCACAATTACGTTGGTGCCCTCCGGCGTTTCCCCCGCAAAAGTACAATCACCGCCCTGGTCCGGATTGTAAATCCAGGGGCAGTTATCACCCGTGCATGCATTTTCCGGATATCCCGGATCGCCAAAACCGTCGCCATCGGTATCGACACAAGCAAGGTTCTTGTGGATGTTTACCGATCGGTCGACATACGCTTGCGAACAGACTACCGCTAAATCCAAATCACCGTCGTTGTCATGATCGGATAGCACCATGGAAGTCGGATTGACCTGGGTGATGACCCATGTAAATCCCTGAAAGCTGAAGCCGCCGAGGTTACTAAAGGGGCCGAAGTCACCATGCACATAAGATGGCGAACCGAAGGTGGCTATCAAATCGACATCTCCATCGCCATCAATATCACCGGCGGCCGTACTGGTAGCCCAGGCGTTTATAGCGAGAGATGTGTTCAGTGCAAACTGCCTGTCTCCAAGCCCCTCATAGAACGTGAGCATAGCGTCACGACCACCGGACATACCATGACTTCCCAGCTCAAATGCAACAATATCAACATCAGAGTCGCCATCAAAATCCGCAACTTCTACGTCGCCCACATACGGACTGGCCAAATCCAGGTATGTCGGGAACAAACCATGATCATTATTGAAGAATACTGTAAAGTATGCCCCTCCATTTGATGTTGCTAAATCAAAATACCCGTCTCCGTCAATATCTGCTGTCCATAGTCCGATAATATCAGTCCATTCGTGAACCGGAAGGGGACCGGGCGAATGAAATGTGGCATCTCCGTAATTAAAGAGAATGACAACCTGACCCTGGTCATGTGGATAGGGGGTTTCTATATATGATCGCAGCGCGACCGCCAAATCAGCATGACCATCGGCGTCGAAATCAGCCGTGCAGATTCCACGCGCGTTGCCGGTTCCGTATGAAAATGATGGCTGAACCGTGAATATCCCGCCGCCATCGTTCAGCATTAACGAAATATAATTATCATATGAACCGGTTGTTTGAAATATCGCAATATCTATATCGCCATCGCCGTCGTAGTCGGCAACAGCCAATCCGGCGCACCCGGGAGCAGCAGATACCTGATAAAGCACATAAGGTGCAAAACCGCCCGTCGTATTATTCATCATTACCGATACAATAGTTCCGCTTGCCTGAACCAGATCAGCGTAACCGTCGCCATTGAAATCAGCAGTTGCGATGGCGCCTTCCGCCGTACCGGAAGGGATTGTGGTTGCGGAGGAAAAAAATCCGGTACTGCCACTGACCGCTGCAGTAAAGGACCAGGTATAGCCCTGCGCAAGCGGCACGCCCGCTGCCGATTCAATGCCGATAGTCAGAACAACCGTTACCTTTTCACCTGCCGGATACGGGATATCTGGTGTAAAGATCGCTGTGTTGCCGGTGCAAGTAATATTTCCCTCCACCCTGCCAGCTGTGTTTCCCGTCACAACAAATGTATTGGCGTTGATTGTGGACGGATTCATATCCATGTCAAAGGTTGCCGTGATCGTACTAGTGCGAGGGACATTGAGCTCGTTTGGGATGGGCGACTGTGTAGCTACATGGGAAGGCACCTCCACTTTGGTCCACTTGGCAAGATATGCTGCAACTTTATTTCCTGCGATTGTGAAATCACCACTTACAAGGAGCGTGTCATTATGAGCCATGAGAGAGAATACCTCGCCATCTGTTCCCGAGCCTAACGACGACCATGTGTTTCCGTTCCATGAGGCAATGCAATCATTTGTCGTAGCGTTAGCGGTGGCAAAGATTCCCCCGATAAAAAGCTTGTTGTTACAGGCAACCATTGCACGAACTTCGTCGGTACTGGATAAACCACCCCATGTTCCCACAGATGACCAAGTTGTGCCATCCCATGAGGCCAACTTCTCCACGCCAATGCCTCCCGCCGTGTAAAAGTAACCTCCTGTTATCAGAAGGTTATTGTAAACTGTTAGTGCAAGCACGGTCTGATCTAATCCGGTGCCTAATGGTGACCAGACTGTGCCGTCCCAAGAAGCGATGCGATTGGCCGTTACACCACCTGCGTTCACGAAATTGCCTGCGGCAATAAGCACTTGGCCATATACGGTTAGTGCATAAACATTGCCATCCATTCCAGATCCGAGCGGCGTCCAAGCGGAGCCGTTCCAAGAGGCTATTCTATTCGCGCTAACGCCGTCTGCCGTAGTAAATACCCCTCCAGCTATCAATTTACCATCGTAAACGGTGAGGGCATACACGATGCTACTCATTCCAGTCCCAAGTGGTGTCCAAGCAGAGCCGTTCCAAGAGGCTATTCTATACACATTGACGCCGCCTGCTGACGAAAACGAACCACCAGCTATCAATTTTCCTGCGTAAACAGTGAGAGCGTAGACGTTATTACTCATTCCTGATCCAAGCGGCGACCAACTGTTTCCATTCCAAGGCGCTATGTGGTTCGCTGTCACGTTACCTGCTGTAGTGAACTCGCCCCCTGCTATTAGCTTGTTGTCAAACAGGGTTAGGGCTCTCACCACGTAATTAGTCCCTGAACCCAGCGTAGTCCATGTTGTACCGTTCCATGAAGCTATCGCGTGCATCATATTCGGAAGACTTCCCCCCGCAATCAGCTTGTTGTCATATACGGCGACGGCAAAGACATATCCAGTGCTAAATCCCAATCCCAATGGGGACCATGTTGTGCCATCCCATGAGGCTATTTTTTTTGCGTTCACGCCCCCGGCAGTTGTAAACCATCCCGCGGCTATCAGCCTATTGTTGAATATTGTGAGGGAATAGGCATCGGAACCCAACCCCAACCCCAACGGCGACCAAGCCGTGCCATCCCAAGAAGCTATATTATTAGCGGGTACTCCGCCAGCAATGGTGAACCGTCCTCCGGCGATCAGCATGTTATTATAAATAGTGAAGCACTGTACACCATCATTCATCCCAGATCCCAATGATGACCATGATGCACCATCCCATGAGGCTAAATAATTAGCCGTTACCCCACCTGCAACGGTGAACCATCCTCCAGCAATTAGTCTATTATTATGAACGATCAAAGCATCAACACTACTATTCATTCCCGAACCCAGCGTTGACCACGTGCTGCCATTCCAAGAAGCTATCCAGTTTGCGCTCACGCCGCCTGCAGTTGAGAATCTACCCCCCGCTATGAGTTTATTTTCATAAACTGCGAGAGCAAAAACGCAAGGGTTGTCACCACTTTCATTTATTCCCGATCCAAGCGGTGACCAGGTAAGGCCGTCCCAGGCGGCGATGTGATTGGCTGAACCCCCCCTACCATGGTGAAGCTTCCACCAGCGATTAGCATGTTGTCATATACCGTGAGAGCATAGACACTTTTATTCATGCCCGAACCGAGGGTCGACCACGTTGTACCGTTCCATGACGCTATGTTGCTAACGATAACAGAACCCGCGACGGTCAAAAAACCCGCGATAATAATCGAACCGTTGTAAATAGCCATTGCTTGCACCTGATCCTCAACTCCGGGTATCGATGGCGAAGTATTGTTGTCCCAATAAATATCGTCGGGGTCATCGGCTGGAGAAGCAGGGTGGAACAACGGCTGACCTGTGGCCGGGTCAATGGCCGATTCGAAACCCTCCATATCCAACGAGCCCTGATAGCCCGACTGCCGGGCCGCTTCCAAATCAAACTGACCATCGGCGGTAAGGAAAGTCCCGACACTCGGCATCTTATCCGATTTTGTCTCTCCCGAAGCAAAACAGGAAAATGCCGATATTATGATTAAAGCTGTTGTGAAATAGATAGCATTCCTGATCATCAAATCCTCCGGAGATGAAAATTTTGTGAGCCCGTCAAATATAGTGCAGATGGTTATTATTCATTTGAAGTAGTCAGCCGCTGGTATTGTTGCCTTGCCATGTAATCACTATCCCAATCATAGAAAAAAATATCCATTCCGGCGAACGCCAGGAGTGCTCGATGGATAGCATAAATATAAGATGATTATATTATATTTACAAGAAATATTTGAGACGAAACGGCCCATTTGCGGTCCTCTTTTCAAAAGTGGAATTTTTGATGGTTTGTTGTTCCATAAAAGTCGCATGTGACAAGCCACCCAGGGCATCATGCAGATGTTGCTCGTTGTAGTCAATCAGCCAGTCGTTCGTGATCACCCTGACCTGTTGGAAATCAACAACTAATTACGAATCAATGGCTTACAGGAAGGGCGAGAGTTGCATGCTTCCGCCCGCCAACTTCAGGCAGTTATGAGCCAGACGACTTCAGCCGATATTAGCGATAGAAACAATAGACGGCAATAACGGAGTATTAAAAGATTATAATCAGTCATGAATCTATCAGCATATATAATGAAGCTAAGTCAACCGTTCAGAATATTTCTGGGACTTGTCCTCATCGGAGTAGTGGGTGTCTTAGACGTCCTGACCGGATATGAGATATCTTTTTCACTTTTCTATGTGATTCCTATTTCTTTTGCCGCGTGGTTTATAAGCCGGCGACACGCAGTTATAGCATCATTTGCCAGTGCCTCAGTCTGGCTTGTGGCTGATTGGGCCTCCGGGCATGTCTACTCGCATCCTTTTATTCCTATCTGGAATACCCTAATCAGACTTTTATTCTTCATTATCATCGCATTGATATTAACGGCCTTAAGAAATGCAATGGAGAGGGAAAAGGAATTTGCCCGAATCGACTTTTTAACCGGCGCGGTGAATTCTCGTCTCTTTTATGAATTGTTACAGGCGGAAATAGACCGCCTGCAAAGATATGATCACCCCTTCACGCTGGTGTATATTGATCTTGACAACTTCAAGGCCGTGAATGATCAATTCGGGCACCTTACAGGAGATAAAGCTCTCCGCACTGTGGTCGATTGTGCCAAGAAGCATTTACGAAAGACAGATGCAATTGCGCGACTTGGTGGTGATGAATTCGCGTTTCTCTTACCCGAAACCGACCTGGAATCAGCACGCATTACGCTCACGAAACTTCAAGGCGGTCTACTGGAAGAAATGCAATTAAATAATTGGCCGATAACATTCAGTATTGGGGTTTTGACATGCCATGCTGCACCAGCTAATACTGATGAATTGGTAAAAAGGGTCGATGAGTTAACATATCAAGTGAAGCATGGCAGCAAAAATGCAATCATATTTTCCACTTACACGGGCCAACAACGTTCCGGCGCGTCGTTTCAGGATAATCCGGACACGAAAGAACTATTACGTAAGACTTAGATTTACGATTGATCTGTATATTTGGCTCGATGAAATTTACCAAGCGTGATCCGACCACAACCTGTTATGTTTTTAACGTTATGATATTTAATTTGTTACATCAAAAGCGGCTCGCATCGCACTCTTCCCGATCTATTGTCACACTGGACTATTCAATAAGGTTGCGCTATGCCACGACTGGCGAAAGGCGCTGGAAGGTTCTTTAATACGCCGAAATTAATTTCTCTTAAAAAGGGGTATCAGAAAAATGAGAATCAGGATCAAATACACGTACCAATCGAGACTCATGGCATCACTTCGAAATCTTGGCCAGACTGATAGAAGAAAAAGTGTTGAAAGGAGCGTTACTATCAGCATGCACTGCCTTTGAAGCGCTGTCATAGTTATCTTTCTTTGGAATCGTTCTTTTATTGTCATTTTGCTATTTCCCTTCTTTCACTTATATAAGAAAAAGTTCCCATATAGTCCAACTAAATAATTCATGATTGGGAATAAGTTGGCAAAAAATGGCGACTCCAACCTCACTCTCCCCGGATTTTTGTCACGTTTGATGATTCAATAAAGTTGCGCTATGTTACGACTGGTGGAAAGCGCTGGAAGACAATGCATTTCGAACGGGAAAGTTGTGTTGTTCATTTTAGCTTTGGCTGATCCCTGCAACCAATTGACCAACTATCCCGTCTAATCCAAGAAAGTAGTCTGTTGCAGAAATGTCCTGACGAGTAACTGCCAAAGGAGTGTCGTATTGAATCTGGGAATAAATCATTTGGGTAAGCGCTACAAAGGAAACGTTTGGGGGCTGAGGGAGTTCAGTCTGAGCATAGACTCCGGTATCCTCGGGCTATTGGGTCCAAACGGTGCGGGGAAGTCAACCCTGAT contains these protein-coding regions:
- the typA gene encoding translational GTPase TypA, translated to MTDISHIRNLAIVAHIDHGKTTLIDSVFKATRTFRDNQEVAERLMDNNIIERERGITIRAKHCTVSWNDYLINIIDTPGHADFSGEVERVISMVDSVLLLVDANEGPMPQTRYVLMRALKLGLRPIVIINKVDRPNARPDYALNKTFDLFIELGATDEQAHFPVLYGSGLDGWFVNDLDKDEPAGMDPLFQTIIDEVPPPQVNQEGDFLMQVSSLDWSDYIGQIGCGRVLRGTLKKGEEFTRMVTKLKDPLSQDKGWQFVSSSKAKGLHMWITRGLTRVETDEISAGDIVWLAGPPEIGIGDTFSGNEDTKEALKPLEIEQPTLSMFFLVNNGPFSGQDGTAIMLRQLKERLERELRVNVALRMEDLGRPDGVKVSGRGELHLAILIEEMRREGLEFCISRPEVITHHDENGNLLEPIEQLIIDVPEEHQGIIIEKLAKRKGELITVENAGTKTIRIAFKIPTRGLIGYRPDFLTDTRGLGIMTSRFIGYEPWRGDIPQGSKGSVISSDTGIATAYALEGLQERSAIFIEPTEKIYIGQIIGENSRNMDMTCNPTKRKNLTNHRSSTKDIGVKLDVPRKMTLEQAMGWIRDDELVEVTPKAIRVRKAILDFDERKQAEKKQFILNESSSTIHPRLSA
- a CDS encoding GGDEF domain-containing protein codes for the protein MNLSAYIMKLSQPFRIFLGLVLIGVVGVLDVLTGYEISFSLFYVIPISFAAWFISRRHAVIASFASASVWLVADWASGHVYSHPFIPIWNTLIRLLFFIIIALILTALRNAMEREKEFARIDFLTGAVNSRLFYELLQAEIDRLQRYDHPFTLVYIDLDNFKAVNDQFGHLTGDKALRTVVDCAKKHLRKTDAIARLGGDEFAFLLPETDLESARITLTKLQGGLLEEMQLNNWPITFSIGVLTCHAAPANTDELVKRVDELTYQVKHGSKNAIIFSTYTGQQRSGASFQDNPDTKELLRKT